The following proteins come from a genomic window of Halomarina ordinaria:
- a CDS encoding NAD(P)/FAD-dependent oxidoreductase, with the protein MSTSHVIIGDGIAGSSAAETIRESDPEADVTVITDEGEALYNRILIKEFAKGKMPAGPISIHDESWYTERDIDLQLNTHVTEVDTDAHEIHTHRGDVVDYDTLLIATGGTPTQLPVPGSDADGVHHFWTFEDARAIKDHAERAETGAVIGAGLLGIDLAAICGAQDVHANYLMRGNAWWRYALSEEGAEIIHEALRENDVTPVFGSGVDHFEVDDGRVTGVVDPNGEHFDADFVGVAIGLNYNTEYLQDSGIERTDNGSIVVDEQMRTNVDDVYAAGDLTYFYDVLIEEMAQNGAWGSAKEQGSIAGANMVHDQGGDAEEATFEWVSSYSITHFDFPFLSFGHPTIGDDSVERKYSDTEWRRVAIKDGKVVGGVLIGDLAPQSKLKKLARDRVDVSESKELLLEETIDLEKFEAPEASS; encoded by the coding sequence ATGAGTACGTCGCATGTCATTATCGGTGACGGAATCGCGGGGAGTTCCGCCGCGGAGACCATCCGCGAGTCGGACCCCGAGGCCGACGTAACCGTCATCACCGACGAGGGGGAGGCACTCTACAATCGTATCCTCATCAAAGAGTTCGCGAAGGGCAAGATGCCCGCCGGCCCCATCTCCATCCACGACGAGTCGTGGTATACCGAACGGGACATCGACCTGCAACTCAACACCCACGTCACCGAGGTCGACACCGACGCCCACGAGATTCACACTCACCGCGGCGACGTCGTCGACTACGACACGCTGCTCATCGCCACGGGCGGGACGCCGACGCAACTGCCCGTCCCCGGCAGCGACGCCGACGGCGTCCACCACTTCTGGACGTTCGAGGACGCCCGCGCCATCAAGGACCACGCCGAGCGCGCCGAGACGGGCGCGGTCATCGGCGCGGGCCTGCTCGGTATCGACCTCGCGGCCATCTGCGGCGCGCAGGACGTGCACGCGAACTACCTCATGCGCGGCAACGCCTGGTGGCGCTACGCGCTGAGCGAGGAGGGCGCCGAAATCATCCACGAGGCGCTCCGCGAGAACGACGTCACGCCCGTCTTCGGCAGCGGCGTCGACCACTTCGAGGTCGACGACGGCCGCGTCACCGGCGTCGTCGACCCCAACGGCGAGCACTTCGACGCCGACTTCGTCGGTGTCGCCATCGGTCTGAACTACAACACCGAGTACCTGCAGGACAGCGGCATCGAGCGCACCGACAACGGCTCCATCGTCGTCGACGAACAGATGCGGACGAACGTCGACGACGTCTACGCGGCGGGCGACCTGACGTACTTCTACGACGTACTCATCGAGGAGATGGCGCAGAACGGCGCGTGGGGCAGCGCCAAGGAGCAGGGCTCCATCGCGGGCGCGAACATGGTCCACGACCAAGGTGGCGACGCCGAGGAGGCCACCTTCGAGTGGGTCTCCTCGTACTCCATCACCCACTTCGACTTCCCCTTCCTCTCGTTCGGCCACCCGACCATCGGCGACGACAGCGTCGAGCGCAAGTACTCCGACACCGAGTGGCGCCGCGTCGCCATCAAGGACGGCAAGGTCGTCGGCGGCGTCCTCATCGGCGACCTCGCGCCGCAGTCGAAGCTGAAGAAACTCGCACGCGACCGCGTCGACGTGAGCGAGAGCAAAGAGCTCCTGCTGGAGGAGACCATCGACCTCGAGAAGTTCGAGGCGCCGGAAGCCTCGAGCTGA
- a CDS encoding acetamidase/formamidase family protein, giving the protein MPQRRTVDDDSVVYAFSPDLEPAVTVAPGDALTVETRDSLEGEVQRDEDRIESVPEEVNAATGPIGVEGAARGDALSVAIEEVRLAEDRARAVTIPGFGLLQDDPDVEAPFTRVTPIEDGELRVGDTTIPLDPCIGTIGVATAEEEYSTLVPHDHGGNLDTTVIRAGATVYFPVFQPGGLLAMGDCKAAMADGEHCGTGAEVATEIDLTLDVVADAPLARPLVETTEAWTFLASAEDLETACELAVRDACEALAREHNTSFTDAYVLSSLVADLEISQVVDPLKTVRCAVPKAALENPLA; this is encoded by the coding sequence ATGCCACAGCGACGCACCGTCGACGACGACTCCGTCGTCTACGCCTTCTCGCCCGACCTCGAACCGGCCGTCACCGTCGCGCCCGGCGACGCCCTCACCGTCGAGACGCGCGACAGCCTCGAAGGCGAGGTACAGCGCGACGAGGACCGCATCGAGAGCGTCCCCGAGGAGGTGAACGCCGCGACCGGTCCCATCGGCGTCGAGGGTGCGGCGAGGGGTGACGCCCTCTCGGTCGCCATCGAGGAGGTCCGCCTGGCGGAGGACCGCGCCCGGGCCGTCACCATCCCCGGCTTCGGCCTCCTGCAGGACGACCCCGACGTCGAGGCCCCCTTCACGCGCGTCACCCCCATCGAGGACGGCGAACTGCGCGTCGGCGATACTACGATTCCCCTCGACCCCTGCATCGGGACCATCGGGGTCGCTACCGCCGAGGAGGAGTACTCGACGCTCGTCCCCCACGACCACGGCGGGAACCTCGACACGACCGTTATCCGTGCGGGCGCGACGGTCTACTTCCCCGTCTTCCAGCCCGGCGGGCTGCTCGCGATGGGCGACTGCAAGGCCGCGATGGCCGACGGGGAACACTGCGGCACCGGCGCGGAGGTGGCGACCGAGATAGACCTCACCCTCGACGTGGTGGCCGACGCACCGCTCGCGCGTCCGCTGGTCGAGACGACCGAGGCCTGGACGTTCCTCGCCAGCGCCGAGGACCTCGAGACCGCCTGCGAACTCGCCGTCCGCGACGCGTGCGAGGCACTCGCTCGCGAACACAACACGTCGTTCACGGACGCCTACGTGCTCTCGAGTCTCGTCGCCGACCTCGAAATCAGTCAGGTGGTCGACCCGCTGAAGACCGTTCGCTGCGCCGTCCCGAAGGCGGCTCTCGAGAACCCGCTGGCCTGA
- a CDS encoding DUF6149 family protein, with the protein MKIRQNPRHWAAKKALTTPGVSTVANYGLVKLHTRIFLGKADEARREERRDHLDGFFDATMDAYVAALSAGYSEAEAREITHLQANFDFFNHGWTEMMEIPAEEFEEHYRRYDAFFKRHGVTIDDPLGEFHPAGGVPEAPATHEKLDEATYENAVEGFSDDVYVEDETGALNVGGGEEPEDVSLGDAPGVRDADADADEDEANAD; encoded by the coding sequence ATGAAGATACGTCAGAACCCGCGCCACTGGGCCGCGAAGAAGGCGCTGACGACGCCGGGGGTCAGCACCGTCGCCAACTACGGGCTGGTGAAACTCCACACCCGCATCTTCCTCGGGAAGGCCGACGAGGCGCGCCGCGAGGAGCGCCGTGACCACCTCGACGGGTTCTTCGACGCCACGATGGACGCCTACGTGGCCGCGCTCTCCGCGGGCTACTCGGAGGCCGAGGCCCGCGAGATAACCCACCTCCAGGCCAACTTCGACTTCTTCAACCACGGCTGGACGGAGATGATGGAGATTCCGGCCGAGGAGTTCGAGGAGCACTACCGGCGGTACGACGCGTTCTTCAAGCGCCACGGGGTGACCATCGACGACCCGCTCGGCGAGTTCCACCCCGCCGGCGGCGTCCCCGAGGCGCCCGCCACCCACGAGAAACTCGACGAGGCGACCTACGAGAACGCCGTCGAGGGCTTCTCCGACGACGTGTACGTCGAGGACGAGACGGGCGCGCTGAACGTCGGCGGTGGCGAGGAACCCGAGGACGTGAGCCTCGGCGACGCCCCCGGCGTCCGCGACGCCGACGCCGACGCCGACGAGGACGAGGCGAACGCCGACTGA